A genomic window from Macaca mulatta isolate MMU2019108-1 chromosome 19, T2T-MMU8v2.0, whole genome shotgun sequence includes:
- the JOSD2 gene encoding josephin-2 isoform X2 has product MSQAPGAQPSPPSVYHERQRLELCAVHALNNVLQQQLFSQEAADEICKRPLSQLALPQVLGLILNLPSPVSLGLLSLPLRRRHWVALRQVDGIYYNLDSKLRAPEALGDEDGVRAFLATALAQGLCEVLLVVTKEVEEKGCWLRTD; this is encoded by the exons ATGTCCCAGGCCCCGGGAGCACAGCCGAGCCCACCCTCTGTGTACCACGAACGGCAGCGCCTGGAGCTATGTGCCGTCCACGCCCTCAACAACGTTCTGCAGCAGCAGCTCTTTAGCCAGGAGGCTGCCGATGAGATCTGCAAGAG GCCCCTGTCCCAGCTGGCCCTGCCCCAGGTGCTGGGACTAATCCTGAACCTGCCCTCGCCCGTGTCTCTGGGGCTGCTGTCACTGCCGCTACGCCGGCGGCACTGGGTGGCCCTGCGCCAGGTGGACGGCATCTACTACAACCTGGACTCCAAGCTGCGGGCGCCCGAGGCCCTGGGGGACGAGGACGGAGTCAG GGCCTTCCTGGCGACTGCGCTGGCCCAGGGCCTGTGTGAGGTGCTGCTGGTGGTgaccaaggaggtggaggagaaggGCTGCTGGCTTCGGACAGACTGA
- the JOSD2 gene encoding josephin-2 isoform X1 encodes MSQAPGAQPSPPSVYHERQRLELCAVHALNNVLQQQLFSQEAADEICKRLAPDSRLNPHRSLLGTGNYDVNVIMAALQGLGLAAVWWDRRRPLSQLALPQVLGLILNLPSPVSLGLLSLPLRRRHWVALRQVDGIYYNLDSKLRAPEALGDEDGVRAFLATALAQGLCEVLLVVTKEVEEKGCWLRTD; translated from the exons ATGTCCCAGGCCCCGGGAGCACAGCCGAGCCCACCCTCTGTGTACCACGAACGGCAGCGCCTGGAGCTATGTGCCGTCCACGCCCTCAACAACGTTCTGCAGCAGCAGCTCTTTAGCCAGGAGGCTGCCGATGAGATCTGCAAGAG GTTGGCCCCAGACTCCCGGCTGAACCCTCATCGCAGCCTCCTGGGCACCGGCAACTATGACGTCAACGTGATCATGGCCGCTCTGCAGGGGCTGGGCCTGGCCGCTGTGTGGTGGGACAGGAGGAG GCCCCTGTCCCAGCTGGCCCTGCCCCAGGTGCTGGGACTAATCCTGAACCTGCCCTCGCCCGTGTCTCTGGGGCTGCTGTCACTGCCGCTACGCCGGCGGCACTGGGTGGCCCTGCGCCAGGTGGACGGCATCTACTACAACCTGGACTCCAAGCTGCGGGCGCCCGAGGCCCTGGGGGACGAGGACGGAGTCAG GGCCTTCCTGGCGACTGCGCTGGCCCAGGGCCTGTGTGAGGTGCTGCTGGTGGTgaccaaggaggtggaggagaaggGCTGCTGGCTTCGGACAGACTGA
- the ASPDH gene encoding aspartate dehydrogenase domain-containing protein isoform X2: MADKGPWRVGVVGYGRLGQSLVSRLLAQGPELGLELVFVWNRDPGRMAGSVPPSLQLQKLAALGERHPDLVVEVAHPKIIHESGAQILRHANLLVGSPSALSDQTTERQLLEASQHWNHAVFVARGALWGTEDITRLDAAGGLRSLRVTMATHPDGFRLEGPLAAAHSTGPRTVLYEGPVRGLCPFAPQNSNTMAAAALAAPSLGFDGVTGVLVADLSLLPAPLQAGDPSLLRSLLPPETRSSYWPLTTTIPPLPCPTSPGSPF, from the exons ATGGCCGACAAGGGCCCATGGAGGGTGGGCGTGGTGGGCTACGGCCGCCTCG GACAGTCCCTCGTCTCCCGCCTGTTGGCTCAGGGACCAGAACTTGGCCTAGAACTTGTTTTTGTCTGGAATCGTGACCCAGGACGAATGGCAGGGAGCGTGCCCCCTTCCCTGCAGCTCCAGAAGCTTGCTGCCCTTGGGGAAAG ACACCCTGATCTGGTTGTGGAAGTGGCCCATCCCAAAATAATCCATGAATCTGGGGCACAAATCCTGCGCCATGCCAATCTCCTG GTGGGGTCCCCCTCAGCTCTAAGTGACCAGACCACAGAGCGGCAGCTCTTGGAGGCCTCACAGCACTGGAACCATGCCGTGTTTGTGGCCCGAGGGGCCCTGTGGGGTACCGAGGACATCACGAGATTGGATGCAGCTGGGGGCCTCCGG AGCCTTCGTGTCACCATGGCCACACACCCCGATGGCTTCCGGCTCGAGGGACCCCTGGCTGCAGCCCACAGCACCGGGCCTCGCACTGTGCTCTACGAAGGCCCTGTCCGTGGGCTCTGCCCCTTTGCCCCCCAAAATTCCAACACCATGGCGGCGGCTGCCCTGGCTGCCCCCAGCCTGGGCTTCGATGGGGTGACTGGTGTGCTTGTGGCTGATCTCAG TCTGCTGCCAGCTCCCCTCCAGGCCGGGGATCCATCTCTGCTGAGAAGCCTCCTCCCTCCCGAGACGAGATCATCTTACTGGCCTCTCACTACCACTATCCCACCCCTGCCTTGCCCCACTTCCCCAGGATCTCCCTTCTGA
- the ASPDH gene encoding aspartate dehydrogenase domain-containing protein isoform X3: protein MADKGPWRVGVVGYGRLGQSLVSRLLAQGPELGLELVFVWNRDPGRMAGSVPPSLQLQKLAALGERHPDLVVEVAHPKIIHESGAQILRHANLLSLRVTMATHPDGFRLEGPLAAAHSTGPRTVLYEGPVRGLCPFAPQNSNTMAAAALAAPSLGFDGVTGVLVADLSLTDMHVVDVELSGHPGPRGRSFAVHTHRENPAEPGAVTGSATVTAFWRSLLVCCQLPSRPGIHLC, encoded by the exons ATGGCCGACAAGGGCCCATGGAGGGTGGGCGTGGTGGGCTACGGCCGCCTCG GACAGTCCCTCGTCTCCCGCCTGTTGGCTCAGGGACCAGAACTTGGCCTAGAACTTGTTTTTGTCTGGAATCGTGACCCAGGACGAATGGCAGGGAGCGTGCCCCCTTCCCTGCAGCTCCAGAAGCTTGCTGCCCTTGGGGAAAG ACACCCTGATCTGGTTGTGGAAGTGGCCCATCCCAAAATAATCCATGAATCTGGGGCACAAATCCTGCGCCATGCCAATCTCCTG AGCCTTCGTGTCACCATGGCCACACACCCCGATGGCTTCCGGCTCGAGGGACCCCTGGCTGCAGCCCACAGCACCGGGCCTCGCACTGTGCTCTACGAAGGCCCTGTCCGTGGGCTCTGCCCCTTTGCCCCCCAAAATTCCAACACCATGGCGGCGGCTGCCCTGGCTGCCCCCAGCCTGGGCTTCGATGGGGTGACTGGTGTGCTTGTGGCTGATCTCAG CCTCACGGACATGCACGTGGTGGATGTAGAGCTGAGCGGACACCCGGGCCCCAGGGGCCGAAGCTTTGCTGTGCACACCCACAGAGAGAACCCTGCCGAGCCAGGCGCGGTAACCGGCTCCGCCACCGTCACGGCCTTCTGGCGGAGCCTCCTGG TCTGCTGCCAGCTCCCCTCCAGGCCGGGGATCCATCTCTGCTGA
- the ASPDH gene encoding aspartate dehydrogenase domain-containing protein isoform X1, with the protein MADKGPWRVGVVGYGRLGQSLVSRLLAQGPELGLELVFVWNRDPGRMAGSVPPSLQLQKLAALGERHPDLVVEVAHPKIIHESGAQILRHANLLVGSPSALSDQTTERQLLEASQHWNHAVFVARGALWGTEDITRLDAAGGLRSLRVTMATHPDGFRLEGPLAAAHSTGPRTVLYEGPVRGLCPFAPQNSNTMAAAALAAPSLGFDGVTGVLVADLSLTDMHVVDVELSGHPGPRGRSFAVHTHRENPAEPGAVTGSATVTAFWRSLLVCCQLPSRPGIHLC; encoded by the exons ATGGCCGACAAGGGCCCATGGAGGGTGGGCGTGGTGGGCTACGGCCGCCTCG GACAGTCCCTCGTCTCCCGCCTGTTGGCTCAGGGACCAGAACTTGGCCTAGAACTTGTTTTTGTCTGGAATCGTGACCCAGGACGAATGGCAGGGAGCGTGCCCCCTTCCCTGCAGCTCCAGAAGCTTGCTGCCCTTGGGGAAAG ACACCCTGATCTGGTTGTGGAAGTGGCCCATCCCAAAATAATCCATGAATCTGGGGCACAAATCCTGCGCCATGCCAATCTCCTG GTGGGGTCCCCCTCAGCTCTAAGTGACCAGACCACAGAGCGGCAGCTCTTGGAGGCCTCACAGCACTGGAACCATGCCGTGTTTGTGGCCCGAGGGGCCCTGTGGGGTACCGAGGACATCACGAGATTGGATGCAGCTGGGGGCCTCCGG AGCCTTCGTGTCACCATGGCCACACACCCCGATGGCTTCCGGCTCGAGGGACCCCTGGCTGCAGCCCACAGCACCGGGCCTCGCACTGTGCTCTACGAAGGCCCTGTCCGTGGGCTCTGCCCCTTTGCCCCCCAAAATTCCAACACCATGGCGGCGGCTGCCCTGGCTGCCCCCAGCCTGGGCTTCGATGGGGTGACTGGTGTGCTTGTGGCTGATCTCAG CCTCACGGACATGCACGTGGTGGATGTAGAGCTGAGCGGACACCCGGGCCCCAGGGGCCGAAGCTTTGCTGTGCACACCCACAGAGAGAACCCTGCCGAGCCAGGCGCGGTAACCGGCTCCGCCACCGTCACGGCCTTCTGGCGGAGCCTCCTGG TCTGCTGCCAGCTCCCCTCCAGGCCGGGGATCCATCTCTGCTGA
- the ASPDH gene encoding aspartate dehydrogenase domain-containing protein isoform X4: protein MGDRVKGGKSRHPDLVVEVAHPKIIHESGAQILRHANLLSLRVTMATHPDGFRLEGPLAAAHSTGPRTVLYEGPVRGLCPFAPQNSNTMAAAALAAPSLGFDGVTGVLVADLSLTDMHVVDVELSGHPGPRGRSFAVHTHRENPAEPGAVTGSATVTAFWRSLLVCCQLPSRPGIHLC, encoded by the exons atgggggacagagtgaaaggTGGCAAGTCAAG ACACCCTGATCTGGTTGTGGAAGTGGCCCATCCCAAAATAATCCATGAATCTGGGGCACAAATCCTGCGCCATGCCAATCTCCTG AGCCTTCGTGTCACCATGGCCACACACCCCGATGGCTTCCGGCTCGAGGGACCCCTGGCTGCAGCCCACAGCACCGGGCCTCGCACTGTGCTCTACGAAGGCCCTGTCCGTGGGCTCTGCCCCTTTGCCCCCCAAAATTCCAACACCATGGCGGCGGCTGCCCTGGCTGCCCCCAGCCTGGGCTTCGATGGGGTGACTGGTGTGCTTGTGGCTGATCTCAG CCTCACGGACATGCACGTGGTGGATGTAGAGCTGAGCGGACACCCGGGCCCCAGGGGCCGAAGCTTTGCTGTGCACACCCACAGAGAGAACCCTGCCGAGCCAGGCGCGGTAACCGGCTCCGCCACCGTCACGGCCTTCTGGCGGAGCCTCCTGG TCTGCTGCCAGCTCCCCTCCAGGCCGGGGATCCATCTCTGCTGA